In Chengkuizengella sediminis, a single window of DNA contains:
- a CDS encoding sugar ABC transporter substrate-binding protein — protein sequence MRKLIIVALSIGCILTMIVSAYYIINMYSDNSILYLDPDETTFNKYRIVLISDHLGSASWDELVDGAKFIAENNNTDLNIWGTYRTNQSEIIKQIEIAIASKVDGILVQGIDHPDFIEVVNQASIKGIPVITIDSDAPNSLRRTYVGVDHYQEGIKIAEYIQKTIQSPANVCFLAGEDSINLQEMRQRGVMDTLLTDDEIKLGNSYIFSDTLESSLQESVSLLNENPNCKHIVALNANAASQIVNTIKTRSRIENYKIYAFDDNSEIKELLREGIIQATIEHHPKEIGVTSMVMMLKWLEGKEIPLEKYHYTPSKVITEFDL from the coding sequence ATGAGAAAATTGATTATCGTTGCTCTATCCATTGGTTGTATCCTAACCATGATTGTATCCGCTTACTATATTATTAATATGTATAGCGATAATTCAATCTTATATCTGGATCCGGATGAAACCACTTTTAATAAATATAGAATTGTTTTAATCTCGGATCATTTAGGAAGTGCTTCCTGGGATGAGCTTGTTGACGGAGCAAAATTTATTGCAGAAAACAATAATACCGATTTGAATATATGGGGAACTTACCGAACGAACCAAAGTGAAATCATCAAACAAATTGAAATTGCTATCGCGTCTAAAGTAGATGGAATTCTCGTACAAGGTATTGATCATCCTGATTTTATTGAGGTCGTGAATCAAGCATCAATTAAAGGGATACCTGTAATTACTATTGATTCTGATGCACCAAATAGTCTAAGGAGAACTTATGTAGGGGTAGATCATTATCAAGAAGGGATAAAAATTGCAGAGTATATACAAAAAACAATCCAATCGCCAGCTAATGTATGCTTTCTGGCTGGAGAAGATTCCATCAACTTGCAAGAAATGAGACAAAGAGGCGTGATGGATACCTTATTAACAGATGATGAGATTAAATTGGGGAATTCTTATATTTTTAGCGATACGTTAGAATCTTCACTTCAAGAATCTGTCTCTTTATTAAATGAGAATCCTAATTGTAAACATATCGTTGCCTTAAATGCGAATGCAGCGAGTCAAATTGTGAATACGATTAAAACGAGATCAAGAATTGAAAATTATAAGATATACGCTTTTGATGATAATTCAGAAATAAAAGAGTTGTTAAGAGAAGGAATTATTCAGGCGACAATTGAACATCATCCAAAAGAAATTGGGGTTACTAGTATGGTGATGATGCTAAAATGGTTAGAAGGTAAAGAAATACCACTTGAAAAATACCACTATACGCCTAGTAAAGTCATAACGGAGTTTGATCTATGA
- a CDS encoding DUF2621 domain-containing protein, with protein MSTGFSWFIFIWVFILISFMSIGGYFMFRKFLKVLPQADGKSKLDWQNHYVEKSRHLWTDESKEFLELLVSPVPTAFRDIAKHSIAAKIGQVTLENNASEVTRDHCVQGYILATPRRDYKSLISFLEKNEIDYSPYKHLLKKA; from the coding sequence ATGTCAACAGGTTTCTCATGGTTTATTTTTATATGGGTCTTTATATTAATCAGTTTCATGTCAATTGGTGGATACTTCATGTTTAGAAAATTTTTGAAAGTACTGCCTCAAGCTGATGGTAAATCTAAATTAGACTGGCAAAATCATTATGTAGAAAAAAGCAGACATTTATGGACAGATGAATCAAAAGAATTTTTAGAACTGTTAGTCTCACCTGTTCCAACTGCATTTCGTGATATAGCCAAACATTCAATTGCCGCAAAAATTGGACAAGTTACATTAGAAAACAATGCTTCAGAAGTGACTCGTGACCATTGTGTGCAAGGATATATATTAGCAACACCAAGAAGAGATTATAAAAGTTTAATTTCATTTTTAGAGAAAAATGAAATTGATTATTCCCCTTATAAACACTTGCTGAAAAAAGCATAA
- a CDS encoding TetR/AcrR family transcriptional regulator, giving the protein MSPKVSKEHKEQRRANILNAAKDVFIEHGYEHTTMKHIMDAANVSRGGLYQYFSNKEDVFETILEEDIQLYLIELAEVLRENVHSHWDLLLETIYGEERQPNDEMDPLAPSKLEFFITGRNDKRRREYGKTRYYNGFKIYADIIKQGQQKGEFSTKFDSDVIARSIIAFIDGLALDHSILPKEDLKLKQQSALFMDYLKITLGVE; this is encoded by the coding sequence ATGTCTCCGAAAGTCAGCAAGGAACACAAGGAGCAGCGACGAGCTAACATATTGAATGCAGCAAAGGATGTTTTCATAGAGCATGGTTATGAACATACGACGATGAAACATATCATGGATGCAGCGAATGTGAGTAGAGGTGGTTTATACCAGTATTTTTCAAACAAGGAAGATGTATTTGAAACCATACTTGAAGAAGATATACAGTTGTATTTAATTGAACTGGCGGAAGTTTTGAGAGAAAACGTTCATTCTCATTGGGATTTGTTATTAGAAACGATATATGGCGAGGAACGACAACCAAATGATGAAATGGATCCTCTTGCACCTTCAAAACTAGAGTTTTTCATCACGGGGAGAAATGATAAACGCAGAAGAGAATACGGTAAGACTCGTTATTATAATGGATTTAAAATATATGCTGATATTATAAAGCAAGGACAACAAAAAGGTGAATTCAGCACTAAGTTTGATAGTGATGTCATTGCTAGATCCATCATTGCGTTCATAGATGGGTTAGCTTTAGATCATTCCATATTGCCGAAAGAAGATTTGAAATTGAAACAACAGTCCGCTTTGTTTATGGATTATTTAAAAATAACACTTGGGGTAGAGTGA